A single window of Colletes latitarsis isolate SP2378_abdomen chromosome 4, iyColLati1, whole genome shotgun sequence DNA harbors:
- the Cmb gene encoding combover isoform X6: MVPPTDSQTQSPPRFQGTKPSNVDKMPDRSQVESRLNEIRECIRVTSAMMDSLNQSSDSRAQAQNEKLGTMLEDLHDSERKLSRLLEQYQNHGIFCENGDNEDENGESSREVKLRKMEELQRKLAHLLKHQASVVGMQLRVSETLSEARQAQQALLQQENQNTVSLSQSLPVNVEQLESETAKLAQLQTKKRHMDHLVAELQAVEMSDRGSCSSEGLRNVGRDKVAELESMKAQLAHLKALMKEITRARDCLDSNSDPEPEVDINGETAVTMDTNEEENGTNISFERQSDIDEINHEKIRNIGDRPTVEDIEAVTQELREQSALLQTTRAEIQRLKRPLAAASTIHSNSTSVFPTSTPPPSITSTSSDKKQDNNSNSEIQPIQGKRRQIEDLMRKDSSQSSSINRDMGGPTDLSSHRSSSSHISHTSTPANVWPPSAATGGSNDQSVDGISTENLMDIGPQTAVIENGFNGNWWIPPPLNQSQIASTDYYQRLLLGSQSQQLQMMGTTLQQCCQLLWSQQRELQAMRVAVTQLQVQLRQSQSQQRSNNSENNDEYSNLSRNVHHLGETLDSTLPPSSSLPNLVSLPNSSPALSHNAAVTSANSQQQQQQLNNQVPPGNRANNYWDNFRSYSRQNLLSGSVKTMTDATSGVIANSTSSGNAIASVNSSLIKDKRNREQGADNIPLPSLNGAEAQYSLNLQLQSNLQQQERENAVTRSNILTNEVSQPQVDNLWEEAHSSFRLPSIINDEHPFQTLSSEMKEVLSSLVIVNKKQPDYLITVLREIKTISEDHRLRPRLLRLLRALQDMQPPSNPLNETIDQTASESCQSSDEDSEIDAVLGASTENQSSVAELIVSSQAGSSSSPTIHLPWIDHWDIPGLRPAIKPGCNEDLAEADQSRPESSGNQQPSNNEEENDQGQEEAAGPVVPTQVAFGEIDVD, from the exons AATTGTCCAGACTATTGGAGCAATATCAAAATCACGGAATATTCTGCGAG AATGGTGACAATGAAGATGAGAATGGTGAATCAAGTAGGGAAGTAAAACTACGGAAGATGGAGGAATTACAGAGGAAGCTTGCACACTTATTAAAACATCAGGCTAGTGTAGTTGGAATGCAATTACGTGTGTCGGAAACATTAAGCGAAGCCCGTCAAGCTCAACAAGCACTTTTACAACAGGAAAATCAAAATACAGTTAGTTTAAGTCAATCATTGCCCGTGAATGTTGAACAACTTGAATCTGAAACTGCAAAACTGGCTCAACTTCAAACAAAAAAGAGACATATGGACCACCTCGTAGCCGAATTGCAAGCTGTAGAGATGTCTGATAGGGGTAGTTGT agTTCTGAAGGTTTAAGAAATGTTGGAAGAGACAAAGTTGCTGAATTAGAAAGTATGAAAGCACAACTTGCTCATTTGAAAGCATTAATGAAAGAAATAACAAGAGCTCGCGATTGTCTCGATTCTAATTCTGACCCTGAACCAGAAGTAGATATAAATGGGGAAACTGCAGTTACTATGGACACGAATGAAGAAGAAAATGGGACGAATATTTCGTTCGAACGACAAAGTGATATTGATGAGATAAATCATGAAAAAATTAGAAACATTGGAGATAGACCAACAGTTGAAGACATTGAG GCCGTTACACAAGAACTTCGAGAACAATCTGCTTTGTTACAAACAACTAGAGCAGAAATACAACGATTGAAACGACCATTAGCAGCTGCATCAACAATTCATTCTAATTCCACATCTGTCTTTCCGACTTCAACCCCTCCCCCATCAATTACATCAACCTCTTCTGATAAAAAACAAGATAATAATAGCAATTCAGAGATCCAACCAATTCAAGGAAAAAGACGTCAAATCGAAGATCTTATGCGGAAG gATTCATCTCAATCATCTAGCATCAATCGCGACATGGGAGGACCAACTGATTTAAGTAGTCACCGAAGTTCCAGTTCCCATATCAGTCATACAAGTACTCCAGCTAACGTTTGGCCCCCTTCTGCAGCAACAG GAGGGTCTAATGATCAAAGTGTAGATGGCATATCCACAGAAAATTTAATGGATATAGGTCCTCAAACGGCAGTAATTGAAAATGGATTCAATGGGAATTGGTGGATACCACCCCCGTTAAATCAGTCACAAAttg CTTCGACAGATTATTATCAGCGGTTATTGTTAGGGTCTCAATCTCAACAACTTCAAATGATGGGAACAACATTACAACAATGTTGTCAATTATTGTGGTCTCAGCAACGTGAATTACAAGCTATGCGTGTAGCTGTTACTCAGTTACAAGTGCAACTGAGACAAAGCCAATCACAACAACGAAGCAATAATAGCGAGAATAATGATGAATATTCTAACTTAAGCCGTAATGTTCATCATCTCGGCGAAACATTAGATTCTACATTGCCACCAAGTTCGTCTCTACCGAATTTGGTGTCATTACCAAATTCTTCTCCCGCATTATCTCATAATGCTGCTGTGACTTCTGCAAATtcccaacaacaacaacagcaactgAATAATCAAGTACCACCGGGGAACAGAGCAAACAACTATTGGGATAATTTCAGAAG ttACTCCAGACAAAATCTACTATCAGGAAGTGTAAAAACTATGACGGATGCAACTTCGGGAGTCATTGCAAATTCAACATCGTCTGGAAATGCTATAGCAAGTGTTAATAGCTCTCTTAT AAAGGACAAACGTAATCGGGAACAAGGAGCTGATAATATACCTTTGCCTTCGTTAAATGGAGCGGAAGCACAGTATTCTTTGAATTTGCAATTACAATCGAACTTACAACAGCAGGAAAGGGAGAATGCTgttacacgtagtaatattctaACAAATGAAGTATCCCAACCACAAGTTGATAATCTTTGGGAAGAAGCACATTCATCATTTCGTCTCCCATCTATAATAAATGATGAACATCCATTTCAAACTTTAAG CTCTGAAATGAAAGAAGTTTTAAGTTCACTTGTTATAGTGAATAAGAAACAACCAGATTATTTAATTACTGTATTAAGGGAAATCAAGACTATAAGCGAAGATCATAGATTACGACCTCGTTTATTAAGATTACTGCGTGCTTTACAAGATATGCAACCTCCAAGCAATCCATTG AATGAAACGATCGATCAAACAGCAAGTGAAAGTTGTCAATCTAGCGATGAAGATTCTGAAATAGACGCAGTATTAGGTGCGAGTACAGAAAATCAGTCATCTGTAgcagaattaattgtttcatcTCAAGCAGGAAGTTCATCATCTCCTACTATACATCTACCGTGGATAGATCATTGGGATATACCA GGATTGAGACCTGCTATTAAACCAGGCTGCAATGAAGATTTGGCAGAAGCTGATCAATCAAGACCTGAATCATCTGGTAATCAACAG CCTTCTAATAATGAAGAAGAAAATGACCAAGGTCAAGAGGAGGCTGCTGGACCAGTAGTACCTACTCAAGTAGCATTTGGTGAAATAGATGTAGATTAG
- the LOC143340989 gene encoding uncharacterized protein LOC143340989 isoform X2 produces the protein MYSIGQHRRIAASAQSRLKTNDQQQHRQQQAAHGDADTLRRRNRKRCNDDLSPTTELKKFREGGGNHHTHYGTGNTKNNGLAKVSYESELLHLNTNGDESWEQSTIINKGCCWAAGNDNLLNNSDCKHLLSSNEFKSIENNVEYEKILFETHGCSIYHLHRLQLLDNDCTETEF, from the exons ATGTATTCCATTGGTCAGCATCGTCgcattg CTGCGTCGGCACAGAGTCGGTTGAAAACTAACGATCAGCAACAACACCGTCAACAACAGGCGGCCCACGGCGACGCGGATACGCTTCGACGCCGGAACCGGAAGCGGTGCAACGATGATCTCAGTCCTACCACCGAGCTGAAAAAGTTTCGTGAAG GCGGTGGTAACCACCACACACACTATGGTACAGGGAATACAAAAAACAATGGATTGGCCAAGGTGTCATATGAGTCTGAACTACTGCATCTAAATACAAATGGTGATGAGAGCTGGGAGCAATCCACTATCATAAACAAGGGCTGCTGTTGGGCAGCAGGTAATGATAATCTATTAAATAATTCAGATTGTAAACATTTATTGTCAAGCAATGAATTTAAATCGATTGAAAATAATGTTGAATAtgagaaaattttatttgaaactcATGGGTGCTCTATATATCACCTTCATCGGTTACAACTGCTTGATAATGACTGCACAGAGACagaattttaa
- the LOC143340989 gene encoding uncharacterized protein LOC143340989 isoform X3 — MRKLLNPASAQSRLKTNDQQQHRQQQAAHGDADTLRRRNRKRCNDDLSPTTELKKFREGGGNHHTHYGTGNTKNNGLAKVSYESELLHLNTNGDESWEQSTIINKGCCWAAGNDNLLNNSDCKHLLSSNEFKSIENNVEYEKILFETHGCSIYHLHRLQLLDNDCTETEF, encoded by the exons ATGCGGAAGTTACTGAATC CTGCGTCGGCACAGAGTCGGTTGAAAACTAACGATCAGCAACAACACCGTCAACAACAGGCGGCCCACGGCGACGCGGATACGCTTCGACGCCGGAACCGGAAGCGGTGCAACGATGATCTCAGTCCTACCACCGAGCTGAAAAAGTTTCGTGAAG GCGGTGGTAACCACCACACACACTATGGTACAGGGAATACAAAAAACAATGGATTGGCCAAGGTGTCATATGAGTCTGAACTACTGCATCTAAATACAAATGGTGATGAGAGCTGGGAGCAATCCACTATCATAAACAAGGGCTGCTGTTGGGCAGCAGGTAATGATAATCTATTAAATAATTCAGATTGTAAACATTTATTGTCAAGCAATGAATTTAAATCGATTGAAAATAATGTTGAATAtgagaaaattttatttgaaactcATGGGTGCTCTATATATCACCTTCATCGGTTACAACTGCTTGATAATGACTGCACAGAGACagaattttaa
- the LOC143340989 gene encoding uncharacterized protein LOC143340989 isoform X1, giving the protein MALTSGAMYNARTVVPSFMSSNTYYGYVPPYRKENQPNAVLEHAEVTESSVFDRCSYDTAMETDDDGCDYSMASRYMNNASVILAASAQSRLKTNDQQQHRQQQAAHGDADTLRRRNRKRCNDDLSPTTELKKFREGGGNHHTHYGTGNTKNNGLAKVSYESELLHLNTNGDESWEQSTIINKGCCWAAGNDNLLNNSDCKHLLSSNEFKSIENNVEYEKILFETHGCSIYHLHRLQLLDNDCTETEF; this is encoded by the exons ATGGCGTTAACAAGTGGTGCTATGTATAACGCGCGAACCGTCGTTCCATCGTTCATGTCGTCAAATACATATTACGGTTACGTGCCGccttatagaaaagaaaatcaaCCTAACGCTGTGCTCGAGCATGCGGAAGTTACTGAATCGTCGGTATTTGATCGCTGTTCTTACGATACAGCTATGGAAACTGACGATGACGGATGTGATTATTCTATGGCATCTCGCTATATGAATAACGCTTCCGTGATTCTAGCTGCGTCGGCACAGAGTCGGTTGAAAACTAACGATCAGCAACAACACCGTCAACAACAGGCGGCCCACGGCGACGCGGATACGCTTCGACGCCGGAACCGGAAGCGGTGCAACGATGATCTCAGTCCTACCACCGAGCTGAAAAAGTTTCGTGAAG GCGGTGGTAACCACCACACACACTATGGTACAGGGAATACAAAAAACAATGGATTGGCCAAGGTGTCATATGAGTCTGAACTACTGCATCTAAATACAAATGGTGATGAGAGCTGGGAGCAATCCACTATCATAAACAAGGGCTGCTGTTGGGCAGCAGGTAATGATAATCTATTAAATAATTCAGATTGTAAACATTTATTGTCAAGCAATGAATTTAAATCGATTGAAAATAATGTTGAATAtgagaaaattttatttgaaactcATGGGTGCTCTATATATCACCTTCATCGGTTACAACTGCTTGATAATGACTGCACAGAGACagaattttaa